Sequence from the Methanocalculus alkaliphilus genome:
CGAGAAGTTCCACAGGTCCACCTGACGACACCCCTTGCGGATATCATTCCCGAGATAGCTGAATCAAGGTTCCCTCTTGCGGTCGTTGATGACGATACAAGACTGAAAGGAATTATTGTCCGAGGTTCGGTCCTCTCTGCCCTTGCCCGAAAGGAGAGTGAACCAATTGTCGCTTAATATTGGAATTGATCTCCCAAAGATCCCTATCGGGGCATTCGTATCCGATCTCGTCGACTGGATCGAGGCCAATCTCGGGTGGCTCCTTGATGGCATCACCGCGGTTCTCCGGTTCCTCCTGAATGGATTCCAGGATATTCTTACATTTTTGCCACCGGAGATCTTCATCCCGATCCTTGCGATCATCATCTACTTCGTAACCCGGCGGGATCATAAACTGGCACTACTCAGTTTTGCGGGGCTGCTCCTGATCTGGAACCTCCAGCTCTGGAACCATGCGATGATGACCCTCGCACTCGTCATTGCATCGACGATTGTCGCCCTTATCATCGGGATACCGATAGGCATCCTTGCCGCAAACAACGACACCATCAATGCTTTCGTCAGGGTGCTCCTCGACTTCATGCAGACGATGCCGGCGTTTGTGTATCTCGTTCCTGCAGTCATCTTCTTCAGCCTCGGTAACGTGCCGGGTATGATCGCAACAGTCGTCTTTGCGATGCCCCCTGCGATCCGGCTGACAAACCTCGGCATCCGCCAGATTCCAACCGAGTTGATAGAGGTCGCCGATGCCTTCGGCGCCACCCCCCGCCAGAAGCTGATCAAGGTGCAGCTGCCTGTGGCACTCCCGACGATCATGGCAGGTGTGAACCAATGTATTATGCTCGCACTCTCGATGGTCGTCATCGCATCGATGATCGGCGCAGCCGGGCTTGGATATCAGGTTCTTGTCGGGATTCAGCGGGTCAATATCGCGATGGGCTTTGAGGCCGGACTTGCTATTGTCATCATTGCCATCATCCTCGATCGGATCACACAGAATCTCATCAAATAAAAAGGTACCCACCAACTTTTTTAATATAATACTTGCAAAAGCAGTATCGGTCTCTATAGACTTTTATTTATCCCATCGAATAGGACGGGATGGATGGTGAAATGATGATTACAAAACGAACAATAATTCCCCTTATCATGGGGCTTATGCTCTTCTCAGCAGTCCTTGTAACAGGATGTGTTGATGAGACACCGGCTGAGCCTGCAAAAGAGATAACCATCGGGCTGGTCACCTGGGACTGTGCCATTGCAAGCTCATATGTCCTTGGAGAGGTCCTTGAACAGGCAGGCTATGATGTGACGATCATGGGTGTGGATGCAGGACCCCTGTATGCAGGTCTTGCACGGGGCGATATCGATGTCACCACGACTGCATGGCTCCCCTTCACCCACGCAACATACTGGGAGCAGTATGGAGAT
This genomic interval carries:
- a CDS encoding ABC transporter permease, whose protein sequence is MSLNIGIDLPKIPIGAFVSDLVDWIEANLGWLLDGITAVLRFLLNGFQDILTFLPPEIFIPILAIIIYFVTRRDHKLALLSFAGLLLIWNLQLWNHAMMTLALVIASTIVALIIGIPIGILAANNDTINAFVRVLLDFMQTMPAFVYLVPAVIFFSLGNVPGMIATVVFAMPPAIRLTNLGIRQIPTELIEVADAFGATPRQKLIKVQLPVALPTIMAGVNQCIMLALSMVVIASMIGAAGLGYQVLVGIQRVNIAMGFEAGLAIVIIAIILDRITQNLIK